A genomic window from Prochlorococcus sp. RS04 includes:
- a CDS encoding iron-containing alcohol dehydrogenase, with protein MQSISPETIYRGNYAWEESLPKITKITKSPLILGRGVQTNNLRNNIFNDLKNQNLNVNSANLHFDCCHEDISRVKNIISNNNNDSVIAAGGGKVLDSGKYIADSLDIPCITVPLSASTCAGWTALSNIYTKHGQFIKDVALRSCPKILVFDHKFIQTAPSRTLASGIADALAKWYESSITSSKIDDGLVQQAIQISRVLRDQLLIDGGKAFKGQFENNPSWQNTVEACGLTAGLVGGIGGEKCRTAAAHAIHNAITQIITPNEFLHGEIVGVGLLLQLKLEEMKNNNKLADQLIKQLFVLMKELNLPTTIGQLGINVFENNNLEKIADFTCRDKSEIHFLPFEINKRDIIEVISNFEQQKIKT; from the coding sequence ATGCAGTCAATCTCTCCAGAAACTATATATAGGGGAAATTATGCTTGGGAAGAATCTTTACCTAAGATTACTAAAATAACAAAAAGTCCATTAATTCTAGGTAGAGGGGTTCAAACGAATAATTTAAGAAATAATATTTTTAATGATTTAAAAAATCAAAATCTAAATGTTAATTCTGCTAATTTACACTTTGATTGTTGTCACGAAGATATTTCAAGAGTAAAGAATATCATTTCAAATAATAATAATGATTCTGTTATCGCAGCTGGAGGTGGAAAAGTTCTAGATTCTGGAAAATATATAGCTGATTCTCTAGATATCCCTTGTATTACAGTCCCTCTTAGCGCCTCTACATGTGCAGGTTGGACAGCTTTATCAAATATATATACTAAGCATGGTCAATTCATAAAGGATGTCGCATTAAGATCTTGTCCGAAAATACTAGTTTTTGATCATAAATTTATTCAAACAGCTCCATCAAGAACACTTGCAAGTGGCATAGCAGATGCGTTGGCAAAATGGTACGAATCTTCAATAACAAGCTCAAAAATAGATGATGGTCTTGTTCAACAAGCAATTCAGATATCAAGAGTTTTAAGAGATCAACTATTAATTGATGGAGGAAAAGCATTTAAGGGTCAATTTGAAAATAATCCATCTTGGCAAAATACTGTAGAGGCATGTGGACTTACAGCAGGATTAGTTGGCGGTATTGGTGGAGAAAAATGTAGGACTGCAGCAGCACATGCTATTCATAATGCAATTACTCAGATAATCACTCCTAATGAATTCTTACATGGTGAGATTGTTGGGGTTGGATTATTATTGCAACTAAAACTAGAAGAAATGAAAAATAATAATAAATTAGCTGATCAATTAATTAAACAATTATTTGTACTTATGAAAGAATTGAATTTGCCAACTACTATCGGACAACTTGGAATAAATGTTTTTGAAAATAATAATTTAGAGAAAATTGCTGATTTTACTTGTCGAGATAAATCGGAGATTCACTTTTTGCCTTTTGAAATTAATAAAAGAGATATAATAGAGGTTATTTCAAATTTTGAGCAACAAAAAATTAAAACATAA
- a CDS encoding alpha/beta fold hydrolase, producing the protein MTNNNFEQLSDLNAEFFESAKLSLLDPLGLYLANDVKWIKLSQNWNSLKFPVVMGGKGQPIILLHGFDSSFLEFRRIYKSLKRNFQVIIPDLLGFGFSPRCATNEYNSSKIISHLIDLLKTLKITKNLKIIGASMGGSTALKLAYEIPDSIDKIILLSPAGLFGEPKSIPFPLNQIGASFLGLPQVRKSLCRQAFAFPDECVGKMEEQIASIHLGCKGWRNSLASFAKSGGFAGTQKYIQNIPTKTLCGENDRILGKKEIKKIGNIEKLNFVGLQNCGHLPHIDLPSLSSKIIQDYFLE; encoded by the coding sequence TTGACTAATAATAATTTTGAACAATTAAGTGATTTAAATGCAGAATTTTTTGAAAGTGCCAAATTATCACTATTAGATCCTTTAGGTCTTTATTTGGCAAATGATGTTAAGTGGATAAAACTCAGCCAAAATTGGAACTCCTTAAAATTCCCAGTAGTTATGGGAGGAAAGGGCCAACCTATAATTCTTCTTCATGGCTTTGATAGTAGTTTTTTAGAATTCAGAAGAATATATAAATCACTAAAAAGAAATTTTCAAGTTATTATTCCTGATCTTCTGGGTTTTGGTTTTAGTCCCAGGTGCGCAACAAATGAATACAATTCCTCGAAAATAATTTCTCATTTAATTGATCTCCTTAAGACATTAAAAATAACAAAGAATCTAAAAATTATAGGTGCCTCTATGGGGGGCTCAACAGCTTTAAAACTTGCTTATGAAATTCCTGATTCTATTGATAAAATTATCCTTTTGTCCCCTGCCGGATTGTTTGGAGAACCTAAGAGTATTCCTTTTCCTCTTAACCAAATTGGCGCCTCATTTCTTGGATTGCCTCAGGTCAGAAAAAGTCTTTGTAGGCAAGCATTTGCTTTCCCAGATGAATGCGTTGGTAAGATGGAAGAGCAAATTGCTTCAATTCATTTAGGTTGTAAAGGATGGAGGAATTCACTTGCATCATTTGCAAAAAGTGGTGGGTTTGCAGGAACTCAAAAATATATTCAAAATATACCAACTAAAACATTATGTGGAGAAAATGATCGAATTCTTGGAAAAAAAGAGATTAAAAAAATAGGAAATATCGAAAAATTAAATTTTGTAGGGTTACAAAATTGCGGTCATCTTCCACATATAGATCTTCCATCATTATCTAGTAAAATTATCCAAGATTATTTTTTGGAATAA
- a CDS encoding phosphatidate cytidylyltransferase codes for MRLRSGLIIGIFGLIVVLLGGWFFTLATALLTYLALLEFFRMAEFKGIRPATKTTLFSSFIIIVSTYLETIGVLEGEISNSILPICSVGICTWLLLQPKPGTISDIAASIFGLFYLGFLPSYWIKLRGLDSVIIDSTQGFMSLENLSNTTGLHLTLTSCFLIVASDIGSYFIGKSFGKTSLSPISPSKTIEGLIGGISCSILLAIFFAFLMNWENPLIVGTIYGISISLMALVGDLIESMMKRDAKIKDSGTFLPGHGGILDRIDSYIFTPSVLYYIFIILKYLN; via the coding sequence ATGAGATTAAGAAGCGGATTAATTATAGGAATTTTTGGTTTAATTGTTGTTTTGTTGGGGGGATGGTTTTTTACGTTGGCAACTGCGTTGCTTACATATTTAGCATTATTAGAATTTTTTAGAATGGCAGAATTTAAAGGAATAAGACCAGCTACAAAAACTACATTATTTTCGTCCTTTATTATTATAGTTTCTACCTATCTTGAGACCATTGGTGTGCTTGAAGGCGAAATCTCAAATTCAATTTTGCCTATCTGTTCAGTTGGAATATGTACTTGGTTACTTTTGCAACCAAAACCTGGGACAATTTCAGATATTGCAGCATCTATTTTTGGATTATTCTATTTAGGTTTTTTACCCAGTTACTGGATTAAGTTAAGGGGATTAGATTCAGTGATAATAGATTCAACTCAGGGTTTTATGTCGCTTGAAAACTTATCAAATACTACAGGTCTTCATTTAACTTTAACTTCTTGTTTTTTAATTGTAGCTAGTGATATTGGTTCTTATTTCATTGGGAAGTCATTTGGTAAAACATCTCTATCTCCAATATCTCCGAGCAAAACTATAGAAGGTTTAATTGGAGGAATATCCTGTTCAATTTTACTAGCAATATTTTTCGCATTTTTAATGAATTGGGAAAATCCATTAATTGTTGGAACAATTTATGGAATTTCAATTTCTCTTATGGCATTAGTTGGAGATTTAATTGAATCTATGATGAAGAGAGACGCAAAAATAAAAGATTCCGGAACTTTTTTACCCGGACATGGAGGGATTCTTGACAGAATTGACAGTTACATCTTTACTCCATCTGTTTTGTACTATATTTTTATAATTCTCAAGTATCTAAATTAA
- a CDS encoding aminotransferase class I/II-fold pyridoxal phosphate-dependent enzyme: MSISSFLTKKFLKSLFFPAHNRGAALPKKLVKLLKYPPGYWDLPELPEIGSPLSQSGLIAKSQREFSHKFGAKGCFFGVNGASGLIQSAVIAMANPGENILMPRNVHISVIKICAMQNINPIFFDLEYSTETGHYKPITKIWLENVFKKLNFDENKIAGVILVNPSYHGYASDLEPLIDCCHQKNLPVLVDEAHGSYFLFCENLNLPEPALSSNADLVVNSLHKSLNGLTQTAVLWYKGNLINEGNLIKSINLLQTTSPSSLLLSSCEESIRDWLNKKSLSKYQKRILEAKSIYKKLIQRNIPLIETQDPLKIVVNTSEAGIDGFAADKFFYKNGLIAELPEMMTLTFCLGFGNQKDFLNLFEKLWRKLLLNSKKSKSLEVLRSPFKLVQAPEIEIGIAWRSKSRNIPFSQSLNKISGDIICPYPPGIPLLVPGEKIDIDRFNWINNQSLCNKDLVNFNIRVLET, encoded by the coding sequence ATGAGCATTTCATCCTTTCTGACTAAAAAGTTTTTAAAGTCTTTATTCTTTCCCGCTCATAACAGAGGGGCAGCTTTACCAAAGAAATTAGTAAAGTTATTAAAATATCCACCCGGGTATTGGGACCTGCCCGAACTACCAGAGATAGGTTCCCCACTATCCCAAAGCGGATTGATTGCTAAATCTCAAAGAGAATTCTCCCACAAATTTGGAGCTAAAGGATGTTTTTTTGGAGTTAATGGAGCTTCCGGATTAATACAATCGGCAGTAATCGCAATGGCAAATCCAGGCGAAAATATCCTAATGCCTAGAAATGTTCATATAAGTGTTATAAAAATCTGTGCGATGCAGAATATAAATCCAATATTTTTTGACCTAGAGTATTCAACCGAAACCGGTCATTACAAACCAATTACAAAAATTTGGTTGGAAAATGTATTTAAAAAATTAAATTTTGATGAGAATAAAATTGCAGGGGTTATTCTTGTAAATCCCTCTTATCATGGTTATGCCAGTGATTTAGAGCCTTTAATAGATTGTTGTCATCAAAAAAATTTACCTGTTTTAGTTGATGAAGCCCATGGTTCATATTTCCTTTTTTGTGAAAACCTTAATCTGCCAGAACCGGCCTTATCCTCAAACGCTGATTTAGTCGTTAATTCATTGCATAAGTCGCTCAATGGATTAACTCAAACGGCGGTACTTTGGTACAAAGGCAATCTAATAAATGAAGGTAATTTAATCAAAAGTATTAATTTGCTTCAAACTACCAGTCCAAGTTCCTTATTACTTTCTTCTTGTGAAGAGTCTATTCGGGACTGGCTTAATAAAAAAAGTTTATCAAAATATCAAAAAAGAATATTAGAGGCAAAAAGTATCTATAAAAAATTAATTCAAAGAAATATTCCTCTCATAGAAACTCAAGACCCCCTAAAAATTGTAGTAAATACCTCTGAGGCTGGGATTGATGGTTTTGCTGCTGATAAATTTTTTTATAAAAATGGCCTTATTGCCGAATTGCCAGAAATGATGACTCTCACTTTTTGCTTGGGATTTGGAAATCAAAAAGATTTTCTTAATTTATTTGAAAAGTTATGGAGAAAATTACTATTAAATTCCAAAAAATCAAAAAGTTTAGAAGTGCTCAGATCGCCCTTTAAATTAGTTCAAGCTCCCGAAATCGAAATTGGAATTGCTTGGAGAAGTAAGAGTCGGAATATTCCTTTCTCACAATCATTAAATAAAATATCTGGAGATATTATTTGCCCTTATCCTCCTGGGATACCTTTACTAGTTCCTGGCGAAAAAATTGATATAGATAGGTTTAATTGGATAAATAATCAAAGTTTATGTAACAAGGATCTGGTAAATTTTAATATAAGAGTCTTAGAAACATAG
- a CDS encoding ABC1 kinase family protein — translation MKSSYSKYSAKYDLFWLILRPWIFIPRVLYILLTFIFLFLRILFQGNSKNKNVQKNLSKYLFDVITDLGPCFIKLGQALSTRPDLVRQDWLTELTKLQDNLPAFDHKIALKIIEEELGTPADELFEEFPDSPIASASLGQVYKAKLNNSYLAVKVQRPNLYFLIRRDVVILRFLGTFLSPLLPLNIGVGIGEIIDEFGKALFDEIDYQKEAENALRFANLFKENPNIFIPKLEKQFSSKKVITTSWIDGVKLRDRALLEENNLIPASFIKTCVISGLQQLFEFGYFHADPHPGNMFALKGGNADCGNLAYVDFGMMDTITNSDRLTLIKAIVHIINEEYYLLAEDFQKLGFLTKEQDLQKLVEPLKEVLGGSFGAEVGNFNLKNVTDKFSKLMYSYPFRVPSRFALIIRAVVSQEGLALRLDPEFKILKIAYPYIAKKLLTDNSDEILDILLEVVFDKKGQIQVEKVESLLNILFRDSENINSDLIPVANAGLKLFVSKKGSEVRKNLLLSLIKDEKLEFTDAKKLLALIRDTFSPLNIAKSAVQNIISTV, via the coding sequence ATGAAAAGTTCTTATTCGAAATATTCAGCAAAATATGACTTATTTTGGTTAATTTTGAGACCATGGATCTTTATCCCAAGAGTTTTATATATCCTTTTAACTTTTATTTTTCTTTTTTTAAGAATACTTTTTCAAGGTAACAGTAAAAATAAAAATGTACAAAAAAATCTCTCGAAATATCTTTTTGATGTAATAACAGATTTAGGCCCTTGTTTCATCAAATTAGGCCAAGCACTCTCAACTAGACCAGATCTTGTTAGACAAGATTGGCTTACAGAACTTACAAAATTACAAGATAATCTCCCAGCATTTGATCACAAAATTGCGTTAAAAATCATTGAAGAGGAACTTGGAACCCCTGCTGATGAATTATTTGAAGAGTTTCCAGATAGTCCTATTGCTTCAGCAAGCTTAGGTCAAGTTTATAAAGCAAAATTAAATAATTCTTATCTAGCTGTGAAAGTACAGCGGCCAAATTTATACTTTCTCATAAGAAGGGATGTTGTAATTTTAAGGTTTTTAGGAACTTTTTTATCCCCACTTTTACCTTTAAATATAGGTGTTGGAATTGGAGAAATAATAGATGAATTCGGTAAGGCACTTTTTGATGAAATTGACTATCAAAAAGAGGCCGAAAATGCTTTGCGATTTGCTAATTTATTTAAAGAAAACCCAAATATTTTTATACCTAAATTAGAAAAACAGTTTTCTTCCAAAAAGGTAATCACAACTTCTTGGATTGATGGAGTTAAGTTAAGAGATCGAGCTTTACTAGAGGAAAATAACTTAATACCTGCTTCGTTTATAAAAACATGTGTAATTAGTGGACTGCAGCAATTATTTGAATTTGGATATTTTCATGCAGACCCACATCCTGGAAATATGTTTGCTCTAAAAGGAGGAAATGCAGATTGTGGAAATTTAGCTTATGTTGATTTCGGAATGATGGATACTATTACAAATTCAGATAGACTTACTCTTATTAAGGCAATTGTTCACATAATAAATGAAGAATATTATCTCCTAGCAGAAGATTTCCAGAAATTAGGTTTTTTAACCAAAGAACAAGATCTTCAAAAACTTGTTGAACCATTAAAAGAAGTTCTAGGAGGATCTTTTGGCGCTGAGGTTGGTAATTTTAATCTTAAAAATGTAACTGACAAATTCTCAAAACTAATGTATTCCTATCCTTTCAGAGTTCCCAGTAGGTTTGCCTTAATAATAAGAGCCGTAGTTAGTCAAGAAGGTTTAGCACTAAGGTTAGATCCTGAATTTAAAATTTTAAAAATAGCTTATCCATATATTGCTAAAAAACTATTGACCGATAATTCTGATGAGATTTTAGACATCCTTTTAGAAGTCGTTTTTGATAAAAAAGGTCAAATCCAAGTAGAAAAAGTTGAAAGTTTATTAAATATTTTATTTAGAGATTCAGAAAATATTAATTCAGATCTGATACCCGTTGCGAACGCTGGATTGAAATTATTTGTCAGTAAAAAAGGATCCGAAGTTAGGAAGAATCTTCTTTTAAGTCTTATAAAAGATGAAAAATTAGAATTTACTGATGCAAAAAAACTCTTAGCTTTAATTAGAGATACTTTTAGCCCTCTGAATATTGCAAAAAGTGCAGTACAAAATATTATTTCTACAGTTTAG
- a CDS encoding helix-turn-helix domain-containing protein, translated as MNILKNLFLLNKKSEKNKDLISGLVDQYTEISKLVKEARMQQNLTVKELSYISKIPERIINSIENNNKNIRPDYPFIRSILIKLEECLVLKKNTLLDLAVKERKILKKEGKKFVFRKFDLINTWQGSLLYFFILVLTIFLLKRYFILNVNVIEIQNIENQIIDK; from the coding sequence ATGAATATTTTGAAAAATCTCTTTTTACTTAACAAAAAATCTGAAAAAAATAAAGATTTAATTTCTGGACTGGTTGATCAATATACTGAAATTTCAAAGTTAGTAAAAGAAGCAAGAATGCAACAAAACCTTACAGTTAAAGAATTGTCATACATTTCAAAAATTCCTGAACGAATAATAAACTCTATTGAAAATAATAATAAAAATATTAGGCCAGATTATCCTTTTATAAGATCTATTCTAATTAAATTAGAGGAATGCTTAGTATTAAAAAAAAATACATTATTAGATTTAGCAGTTAAGGAAAGAAAAATTTTAAAGAAAGAGGGAAAGAAATTTGTGTTCAGGAAATTCGATCTTATCAATACATGGCAAGGAAGTCTTTTGTATTTTTTTATATTAGTTCTAACTATATTTTTATTGAAGAGATACTTTATTTTAAATGTAAATGTCATAGAGATTCAAAATATTGAAAATCAAATCATTGATAAATAA
- the malQ gene encoding 4-alpha-glucanotransferase, with amino-acid sequence MPKDSIIAKKSLGVLMHPTSIPGGRVCGTFGKGAKEWIKKLHKHGIEYWQFLPLTPTDSTGSPYSSPSSFALNPWFLDIDDLIEKGFIFISDKENLVPTNQNKDHFEFDIADDLTKKLGLLLLQGWSSQSEERKINFNKWISKNSWVEDYATFVVIREEFNMLPWWEWPKEFKIKNKSFLKSWIKKKSEEILIKKLIQWHLDEQWSDIKTFANSRNIKLIGDLPFYVSRDSADVWSNKSLFSIFKNGDLIFQSGVPPDYFSSTGQLWGTPTYFWSKHKRTSFNWWRKRFQRQFELVDILRFDHFRGLAGYWRVSGSSKTAIIGKWINSPGKTLLNKVKKDLGVNYLPIIAEDLGVITPDVENLRENFELPGMKILQFAFDGNEDNPYLPKNIEGENWVVYTGTHDNSTSLSWWENLDYESKKRIKDEYKFAENPSWDLIEIGMETNANLFIAPLQDLLSLDDSSRLNKPGTTKNNWKWKLNRPLEEIEDNIRMFSELGNNFGRTIK; translated from the coding sequence ATGCCTAAAGATTCAATTATTGCAAAAAAATCATTAGGCGTACTTATGCATCCAACATCTATTCCAGGAGGAAGAGTATGTGGAACTTTTGGTAAAGGAGCTAAAGAGTGGATTAAAAAACTACATAAGCATGGAATTGAATACTGGCAATTTTTACCTCTTACACCTACTGACTCTACTGGTTCTCCATATAGCTCCCCATCTAGTTTTGCACTAAACCCATGGTTTTTGGATATAGATGATTTAATCGAAAAAGGTTTTATCTTCATTTCAGATAAAGAAAATCTAGTTCCAACTAATCAGAATAAAGATCATTTTGAATTTGATATTGCTGATGACTTAACAAAGAAATTAGGTCTCCTCCTTTTGCAAGGTTGGAGTTCACAATCTGAAGAAAGAAAAATAAACTTCAACAAATGGATCAGTAAAAATTCTTGGGTTGAGGATTATGCAACATTTGTTGTTATAAGAGAAGAATTTAATATGTTGCCTTGGTGGGAATGGCCTAAAGAATTTAAAATAAAAAATAAAAGTTTCTTAAAATCGTGGATTAAGAAAAAAAGTGAAGAAATACTTATTAAAAAATTAATACAGTGGCATCTTGATGAGCAATGGAGCGACATTAAAACCTTTGCAAACTCAAGAAATATTAAGCTGATAGGAGATTTGCCTTTTTATGTCTCCAGAGACAGTGCAGATGTGTGGAGTAATAAATCATTATTTTCAATTTTTAAAAATGGAGATTTAATCTTTCAAAGTGGTGTTCCACCTGATTATTTTTCTTCAACAGGACAATTATGGGGTACCCCAACTTACTTTTGGTCAAAGCATAAAAGGACTAGTTTCAATTGGTGGAGAAAAAGATTTCAAAGACAATTTGAACTTGTGGACATATTAAGATTTGATCATTTCAGGGGTTTAGCAGGTTACTGGAGAGTTAGTGGCAGTTCTAAAACAGCAATTATTGGCAAATGGATAAATTCTCCAGGTAAAACATTATTAAATAAAGTAAAAAAGGATCTAGGGGTTAACTATCTACCAATTATTGCGGAGGATCTAGGAGTAATAACTCCAGATGTAGAGAATTTAAGGGAAAATTTTGAACTGCCTGGCATGAAAATATTACAATTCGCTTTCGATGGCAATGAAGATAATCCTTATTTGCCCAAAAATATTGAAGGAGAAAATTGGGTTGTTTATACAGGTACTCACGACAACTCTACTTCTCTTTCATGGTGGGAAAATTTAGATTATGAATCCAAAAAAAGAATAAAAGATGAGTATAAATTTGCAGAGAATCCTTCTTGGGATTTAATCGAAATTGGGATGGAGACAAATGCTAATCTCTTTATCGCCCCATTACAAGATCTATTATCTCTAGACGATTCAAGTAGATTAAACAAACCTGGGACCACAAAAAATAACTGGAAATGGAAGTTAAATCGTCCTTTAGAAGAAATAGAAGATAATATAAGAATGTTTAGCGAGCTAGGAAATAATTTTGGGAGAACTATAAAGTAG